One genomic segment of Panicum virgatum strain AP13 chromosome 2N, P.virgatum_v5, whole genome shotgun sequence includes these proteins:
- the LOC120661572 gene encoding ethylene receptor 4-like: MAAPRCGGGCDGREDGAVEALLQWQKVSDFLIGASYLSIPLELLHFATCADLAPLRWVLLQFGAFTVLCGIVHFAAVLTYARPDSRRRLLAFTAAKALAALAASVAAVSLPAFIPHLLRLKTREALLRDKARQLDRDVAAVRRRQETAERVVRAITQHVRRGGALPHDVLRTAVLHLSEALGLRSCAVWMPAAASDGSSVLHLVHQLPGDDHRGTATQDIRVNDPDVVIVMASKDAKVLRQGSALGMTTGSGAAAAIRMPLLRVSNFVGASSSGSDEQGAAVSYAIMVLVLAAPPATPKNHRSRRHRGGGGGTREWIKQELEIVEVVADQLAVALSHAAVLEEWQLTRYKLAERQRVVAQAQHDAEVATRARDAAQGAMRDGVLRPMHSVAGLLSLMQAQQQDEAVPCAERRLAVGAMARISSLSSTLIDDVMAAVLTPTTPHGEPASAAAAGVSLARRPFDLRALVRDAAAVSGCLARCRGIGFSHRAEMSSLPGECWVVGDDRRVFHLLLHMLGALLDRCECHCHDLCFSVETVAGEQDPNFSGCNLVCVKFRFGITRILRDSLLRSSIPRPQDRVRKSISTTSVSSETRLSITTCSKIAQMMNGKMWRGSPSDLGGPQGESMSLVLHFQLGYGLPSPSASSPSGAGFYCASGVFGAAPSTSPSSTTAPPQYHFNGLRILLADSDDTSREVTRKLLERLGCQVLPVPSAAHCLSLLLGSDGAAADQPPFQFSCMQLQVVLLDLHTPAAAGADAAGATEEGFDVALTIRELTSDSFSWLLILVALPLPPRASCIDVRDACQRTGVNGVIPKPITLPSLGAQLYRALHNDN; the protein is encoded by the exons ATGGCAGCGCCGCGGTGCGGGGGCGGCTGCGACGGGCGCGAGGACGGCgcggtggaggcgctgctgcagtGGCAGAAGGTGAGCGACTTCCTCATCGGCGCGTCCTACCTCTCCATCCCGCTCGAGCTGCTGCACTTCGCCACCTGCGCCGACCTCGCGCCGCTCCGCTGGGTGCTCCTCCAGTTCGGCGCCTTCACCGTCCTCTGCGGTATCGTCCACTTCGCCGCCGTCCTCACCTACGCGCGCCcggactcgcgccgccgcctcctcgccttcACCGCCGCCAAGGCGCTGGCCGCCCTggccgcctccgtcgccgccgtctcccTCCCGGCCTTCATCCCGCACCTGCTCCGCCTCAAGACCCGCGAGGCGCTCCTCCGGGACAAGGCCCGCCAGCTCGaccgcgacgtcgccgccgtCAGGCGCCGCCAGGAGACCGCCGAGCGCGTCGTCCGCGCCATCACGCAGCACGTCCGCCGCGGTGGCGCGCTCCCGCACGACGTCCTGCGCACCGCCGTGCTCCACCTCTCCGAGGCCCTCGGCCTCCGCAGCTGCGCCGTCTGGATGCCCGCGGCGGCCAGCGACGGCTCCAGCGTGCTCCACCTGGTGCATCAGCTGCCGGGAGACGACCACCGTGGCACGGCGACGCAGGACATTCGCGTCAACGACCCCGACGTGGTCATCGTCATGGCCAGCAAGGACGCCAAGGTGCTGAGGCAGGGCTCGGCGCTCGGGATGACGACAGGAAGCGGAGCTGCGGCTGCCATACGGATGCCGTTGCTGAGGGTGTCCAACTTTGTCGGCGCCTCATCGTCAGGATCAGATGAGCAGGGAGCTGCCGTGAGCTACGCGATCATGGTCTTGGTTCTTGCGGCTCCACCCGCTACTCCTAAGAATCACAGATCTAGAAGGcatagaggaggaggaggaggaacacGGGAGTGGATCAAGCAGGAGCTGGAGATcgtggaggtggtggcggaCCAGTTGGCCGTGGCGCTGTCGCACGCGGCGGTGCTGGAGGAGTGGCAGCTGACGCGGTACAAGCTGGCCGAGCGGCAGAGGGTCGTGGCGCAGGCCCAGCACGACGCCGAAGTGGCCACCAGGGCCAGGGACGCCGCGCAGGGCGCGATGCGTGACGGCGTGCTGAGGCCGATGCACTCCGTCGCGGGGCTGCTCTCCCTGATGCAGGCGCAGCAGCAGGACGAAGCCGTGCCCTGCGCCGAGCGGAGGCTCGCCGTGGGCGCCATGGCCAGGATCAGCTCCCTCTCGTCCACGCTGATCGACGACGTCATGGCGGCGGTGCTGACACCGACGACGCCCCACGGCGAGCCGGCGTCGGCGGCTGCTGCCGGCGTCAGCCTGGCGAGGAGGCCGTTCGACCTCCGCGCGCTGGTGAGGGACGCGGCCGCCGTGTCCGGGTGCCTCGCCCGCTGCAGGGGGATCGGCTTCTCGCaccgggcggagatgagctCTCTGCCCGGCGAGTGCTGGGTGGTCGGCGACGACAGGCGAGTGTTCCATCTCCTGCTGCACATGCTTGGCGCCCTGCTGGACCGGTGCGAATGCCACTGCCATGACCTCTGCTTCTCGGTGGAAACTGTGGCGGGGGAACAAGATCCCAACTTCTCCGGCTGCAACCTGGTATGCGTCAAGTTCCGATTTGGGATCACAAGAATCTTGAGAGACAGCTTGCTGCGTTCGTCTATCCCACGACCCCAGGACAGAGTCAGGAAAAGCATCAGCACCACCTCCGTCAGCTCCGAGACGAGGCTAAGCATCACGACGTGCAGCAAGATCGCGCAG ATGATGAATGGCAAGATGTGGCGGGGATCCCCGTCAGATTTGGGAGGTCCGCAAGGAGAATCCATGAGCCTCGTCCTGCACTTCCAGCTCGGGTACGGGCTGCCATcgccctccgcctcctccccatCAGGCGCGGGCTTCTACTGCGCCAGCGGCGTGTTCGGTGCTGCACCCTCGACGTCGCCGTCGTCCACTACTGCGCCTCCTCAGTACCACTTCAACGGCCTAAGGATCCTGCTCGCGGACAGCGACGACACCAGCCGGGAGGTGACGCGGAAGCTCCTGGAGCGGCTCGGCTGCCAGGTGCTGCCGGTGCCGTCGGCCGCGCACTGCCTCAGCCTTCTTCTGGggagcgacggcgccgccgccgatcagCCACCGTTCCAGTTCTCGTGCATGCAGCTCCAGGTGGTGCTACTTGACCTCCacacgcctgctgctgctggcgccgacgccgccggtgCGACGGAAGAGGGGTTTGATGTGGCCCTCACGATCCGGGAGCTCACCAGCGACAGCTTCAGCTGGCTGCTCATCCTCGTCGCCCTGCCACTGCCGCCGAGGGCGAGCTGCATCGACGTCCGCGACGCGTGCCAGCGCACGGGGGTCAACGGCGTCATCCCCAAGCCCATCACGCTGCCGTCGCTGGGAGCTCAGCTCTACAGGGCCCTCCACAACGACAACTGA